GGGGCTCCTTGTTCCTCACGAATGATGCCGTTTGCTGTTTCGAAGTTGAAGTTGTAGTTTCCGAACTCATCGGGTCCTTGGCGTTCGTCGGTAATGATGGGAATGAAAGGACCTGAAGCTCCAGCTCCAGCACAACTAACACCGAAGCGTAGAGGGTGAACCTTGAGGTGATGCCACAGCGACCGCCACAGAGCATATCATAAATTTCTGAACTTGTAAAGGGGAGATTTATATCCGATTGTTTAGTTTTTCTGCTTGAATAaactacattatacatatataactttggAATGCCTACACATGCATGAAATGAAACTTTGATTTGCCAATATTCTGTTCCTATGGAATGTATGCATGGATAATTGTTTTCTGTTGGACTGTATTATCTTCACAGTAGccctaaaataataaatgaatgataaagatattCGATAACCCTGCCAGAGTATTACTTGGTTATGAAACAGGTTTCAAAGCTTGTTAAAATTCCTGTCCTTTTATAAGTTCTTAAGTGATATGTTTTGTAAGAAAGTAGCACAAGTCTAGACTCTGATTATTTGTTTCCGAATGGTGAATACACTATCCACTTTTGATAAGTGACTAGCTGAACAAAATCATGAAAGACGAGACTCATCATAGAATAAATCGTGTTCATATTGTACACATTAACGCTAGGATCATCACCCTATGCATGTTCATATCATTAATCGAATAATGTGAATATTGTTACGACAGTAGGTTTATCCCTCATAGTTCAGGGGTTTTGTCCAATCTGAGCATTTTCCTCAGctctaaaaaaataattttcatctAATAAAATCAACGCTCCATAAACTGAaatatgtgtatttctgtgtatagaCAGTAAACTATTTATGTACAGATGTAGTTATTACAATTTTTAGTTTGTCTAATCTACTATTACATATTTTTATCATGGAGAAAAAAGTTCAATTCACAGGTACATTTTTAATATAACCACGTATCTATAATACTAGAAAGCATCATGTttctattataactataataataacaggtgATTAGGATGAAGGCAAGAGATCATGATATCGCTGGATCAGCAAATGGCAGCAACATTTTTGCATACATATGGCACTTCGGTTTAAGGGTAACCATAGGCAGTGCTGGGTCCTTGTTGTGAGGATGTTGATCCTGAAAACTGGCCACTGGAAGAACCAAATCCTGATTGGCCAGCACCGGTACCAAAGCCTGATTGGCCAGATCCAGAGAACTGTCCTGAACCAAAGCCTGATTGGCCGGCGCCAAAGCCTGAGCCAGAGAATTGTCCAGAGCCAGAGCCTGGCCGGCCACCAGAAGCTGCAGCGGCGGCATCCTCCAGACGAGCCTTCTCGATCTGAGCGATGGcatgcggggggaggggagggggagtgggcagCAGGTCAGATTCCACGCGGAAACCGTTTTCATCAGCAACGAATCTGAAGTCAGCTGGAGTGCCATCAGGGAAAGTGAATCTGAAATGAGGAAACATATTGACTTTCCGTCTGAAGAAGAGAATATGGTTTAGATATAATCTTACCAAAAGCAAACGTCACACTTACGACCAAGCACCCTGCTGTGCTACGGCTCCAGTTTCTCCTTGTGGGGCTCCTTGTTCCTCACGAATGATGCCGTTTGCAGTTTCGAAGTTGAAGTTGTAGTTTCCGAACTCATCGGGGCCTTGGCGATCGTCGGTA
This sequence is a window from Penaeus chinensis breed Huanghai No. 1 chromosome 10, ASM1920278v2, whole genome shotgun sequence. Protein-coding genes within it:
- the LOC125029691 gene encoding pupal cuticle protein 36-like, which translates into the protein MLSKLVICAVIAAVASLPQGSPSRSYGFPSGGSSGVGSRPGSGGFGGGAPGSGSGGFGGGAPGSGSGGFGGGATGGFGGGAPGSGSGGFGSGATGGFGGSSGGFGAGGSGAGASGPFIPIITDDRQGPDEFGNYNFNFETANGIIREEQGAPQGETGAVAQQGAWSFTFPDGTPADFRFVADENGFRVESDLLPTPPPLPPHAIAQIEKARLEDAAAAASGGRPGSGSGQFSGSGFGAGQSGFGSGQFSGSGQSGFGTGAGQSGFGSSSGQFSGSTSSQQGPSTAYGYP